From Pandoraea norimbergensis, the proteins below share one genomic window:
- a CDS encoding dienelactone hydrolase family protein, which produces MSQADLDSLVPEVAPRNRRDFLKTAVGSAFALAVLPVAAETITTDTQGLDAGEVMLDVPGIKMPVYYAKPAGKTHLPTIIVVSEIFGVHQHIADICRRFAKLGYLALAPELFARAGDPQSLGTIAEIQSQIVSKTPDQQVLTDIDATVKWAVANGGDEKRLGITGFCWGGRITWLYDAYNPNVKAAVAWYGRIVGDPSASFPRNPIDIAGQLHAPLLGMYGGKDTGIPVASVEQARAALAKGNAASKASELVVFPNSGHAFFADYRASYVEADAKAGWAKALEWFRKHGVA; this is translated from the coding sequence ATGTCGCAAGCAGATCTGGATAGTCTCGTGCCCGAAGTGGCGCCCCGTAACCGGCGCGATTTTCTGAAGACGGCCGTCGGGTCGGCGTTCGCACTGGCGGTGCTGCCGGTGGCGGCCGAAACCATTACCACCGACACTCAGGGGCTCGACGCGGGCGAGGTCATGCTCGACGTGCCGGGCATCAAGATGCCGGTGTACTACGCCAAGCCGGCGGGCAAGACGCATCTGCCGACGATCATCGTGGTCTCGGAGATCTTCGGGGTGCACCAGCACATTGCCGACATCTGCCGCCGCTTTGCCAAGCTGGGCTACCTCGCGCTGGCCCCGGAATTGTTTGCGCGTGCCGGTGATCCGCAATCGCTGGGCACCATCGCCGAGATCCAGTCGCAAATCGTCTCCAAGACGCCCGATCAGCAAGTGTTGACCGACATCGACGCCACGGTGAAGTGGGCGGTGGCCAATGGCGGCGACGAGAAGCGTCTGGGGATCACGGGCTTCTGCTGGGGTGGCCGCATTACCTGGCTGTACGACGCCTACAACCCGAACGTGAAAGCCGCCGTTGCGTGGTATGGGCGGATCGTGGGTGACCCGAGCGCCAGCTTCCCGCGCAACCCGATCGACATTGCCGGCCAGCTTCATGCGCCGTTGCTTGGTATGTACGGCGGTAAGGACACCGGCATTCCGGTGGCCAGCGTCGAGCAGGCGCGCGCAGCCCTTGCCAAGGGCAACGCGGCGTCGAAGGCCTCGGAGCTGGTGGTGTTCCCGAACTCGGGCCACGCGTTCTTCGCCGACTACCGCGCCAGCTATGTGGAAGCCGATGCCAAGGCGGGCTGGGCGAAGGCGCTCGAATGGTTCCGTAAGCACGGTGTCGCCTGA
- a CDS encoding ZIP family metal transporter, whose amino-acid sequence MFIFIATLASGVLSLAGAASLSLGLLSRLIDKMVSFSAGVLLGTALLHLLPESLESHVDAHIITRWLLGGLLGFFLLEKLALLRHSHHHEGDGHHHEHGHDAHEAGKGGWMILVGSAIHNFADGVVIAAAFLTDPRLGVAATVSITVHEVAHKLGDFMVLLNAGFKRRKALVLTLASSLTALAGGVLGYFMLDRLQSLIPYLLALAASSFIYIAVSDLMPQMQRRTSPRDALPQILLIAVGLALVVWLNGHDHEHGHGHDHDGGGSALALVGGHDTGKSAGQ is encoded by the coding sequence ATTTTCATTTTCATCGCCACGCTTGCCTCGGGCGTGCTGAGTCTCGCCGGTGCGGCCTCGCTCTCGCTGGGCTTGCTGTCGCGGCTTATCGACAAGATGGTCAGCTTCTCGGCGGGCGTGCTGCTTGGCACGGCGTTGCTGCATCTGCTGCCCGAGAGTCTGGAGTCGCACGTCGATGCCCACATCATCACGCGCTGGCTACTGGGCGGCTTGCTTGGGTTCTTCTTGCTAGAGAAGCTCGCGCTGCTGCGTCACAGCCACCATCACGAAGGCGACGGGCATCATCACGAGCACGGGCACGACGCGCATGAGGCGGGCAAGGGCGGCTGGATGATCCTCGTGGGCAGTGCGATTCACAATTTCGCCGATGGCGTGGTGATTGCGGCTGCGTTTCTGACCGATCCGAGGCTGGGTGTCGCCGCCACCGTGTCGATCACCGTGCACGAGGTGGCGCATAAGCTGGGCGACTTCATGGTGCTGCTCAACGCAGGGTTCAAGCGTCGCAAGGCGCTGGTGCTCACGCTGGCATCGAGTTTGACGGCGTTGGCGGGTGGCGTTCTCGGCTACTTCATGCTCGACCGCTTGCAGAGTCTGATTCCGTATCTGCTGGCCTTGGCGGCAAGCAGCTTCATCTATATCGCGGTGTCGGATCTGATGCCGCAAATGCAGCGCCGCACGTCGCCGCGGGACGCCTTGCCGCAGATCCTGCTAATTGCGGTGGGGCTGGCGCTGGTGGTCTGGCTCAACGGTCACGACCATGAGCATGGTCACGGGCACGACCACGACGGCGGCGGCAGTGCGCTGGCATTGGTCGGTGGTCACGACACCGGGAAGTCGGCGGGGCAGTAA
- a CDS encoding sulfurtransferase, with the protein MVHTHFTTLISPQNLDALMQTAAGGGAPVIIFDCRFDLANPAAGEAAYVEGHIFGAFYAHLERDLSGKPTGKNGRHPLPDRDTLMRHLAACGLSKGQQVVAYDAQGGMYAARLWWLLRWLGHESVAVLDGGLQAWESAGFKLDAAPPEAPPEGDFTPGEPLATTADAAAIERNLSSHERLVIDARAPDRYRGENETIDPIGGHIPGAANRFFKDNLGADGRFKSAATLREEFIQVIGKDRQPERVISQCGSGVTACHNLLAMEVAGLHGASLYPGSWSEWCADKRRPVSTGAQP; encoded by the coding sequence ATGGTTCACACCCACTTCACCACGCTCATCAGCCCGCAAAATCTCGACGCCCTGATGCAAACAGCCGCCGGTGGCGGTGCCCCGGTGATCATCTTCGATTGCCGCTTCGATCTCGCCAACCCCGCGGCCGGCGAAGCCGCCTACGTCGAAGGGCACATCTTCGGTGCGTTTTACGCGCATCTCGAACGCGACCTGTCCGGCAAGCCGACGGGCAAGAACGGCCGTCACCCCCTGCCCGATCGCGACACGCTGATGCGCCATCTGGCTGCGTGCGGCTTGTCGAAGGGTCAGCAGGTTGTCGCGTATGACGCACAGGGCGGCATGTACGCCGCCCGTCTCTGGTGGCTGTTGCGCTGGCTGGGCCACGAGTCGGTGGCCGTGCTCGACGGCGGCCTGCAAGCGTGGGAAAGCGCCGGCTTCAAGCTCGACGCGGCCCCGCCGGAAGCGCCGCCCGAAGGCGACTTCACGCCGGGCGAGCCGCTGGCCACCACCGCCGACGCGGCTGCCATCGAGCGCAATCTCAGTTCGCACGAGCGTTTGGTGATCGACGCCCGCGCACCCGACCGTTATCGCGGTGAGAACGAAACAATCGACCCGATCGGCGGCCATATCCCGGGCGCGGCGAACCGATTCTTCAAAGACAACCTCGGCGCGGACGGCCGGTTCAAGTCTGCCGCGACCCTGCGTGAGGAATTCATTCAGGTCATCGGCAAGGACCGCCAGCCCGAGCGCGTGATTTCGCAGTGCGGCTCAGGCGTCACCGCCTGCCATAACCTGCTCGCGATGGAAGTCGCCGGTCTGCACGGGGCCAGCCTGTACCCGGGATCGTGGAGCGAATGGTGCGCTGACAAGCGCCGCCCCGTGTCGACGGGCGCGCAACCCTGA
- a CDS encoding DMT family transporter, which translates to MQSLWMLVSAFMFTLMGLCIKLAANEYNTGEIVLYRSLIGVIVLLVIAGIRGQTISTRHFGSHVKRSTAGVISLGLWFYSLTQLPLSTAMTLNYMSPIWISLIVMATAAMRGSLRTDFRLVAAIFAGFVGVALLLQPTVDSQAWGGGVAGVISGMFSAIAYMQVKDLGAAGEPDWRIVFYFSAGGVLLGLGWVAIEGMHPLTWRGTGLMLAIGVAALIAQTALTRAFSLGNTLVTANLQYSGVIFATLISMLVWDDWPALAGWIGMLLIVASGMTALRRPTTTS; encoded by the coding sequence ATGCAATCGCTCTGGATGTTGGTCTCCGCCTTCATGTTCACGTTGATGGGGCTCTGCATCAAGCTGGCGGCAAACGAATACAACACCGGCGAAATCGTTCTTTACCGCAGCCTGATCGGTGTCATCGTGCTGTTGGTCATCGCCGGGATACGTGGTCAGACAATCAGCACGCGCCACTTCGGCTCCCACGTCAAACGCAGTACCGCCGGCGTAATCTCGCTCGGGCTCTGGTTCTATTCGCTCACCCAATTGCCGCTCTCGACGGCCATGACGCTCAACTACATGTCGCCCATCTGGATCTCGCTGATCGTGATGGCGACGGCGGCCATGCGCGGCAGTCTGCGCACCGATTTCCGGCTGGTAGCCGCCATCTTTGCGGGATTTGTCGGCGTCGCGCTGTTGTTGCAACCAACGGTCGACAGTCAGGCATGGGGCGGCGGGGTTGCCGGCGTGATCTCGGGCATGTTCTCCGCCATCGCCTATATGCAGGTAAAGGATTTGGGTGCGGCTGGCGAACCGGACTGGCGCATCGTCTTCTACTTCTCCGCCGGGGGCGTTCTGCTCGGGTTGGGCTGGGTGGCCATCGAGGGCATGCACCCCCTGACATGGCGCGGTACCGGCCTGATGCTCGCCATCGGCGTCGCCGCGTTGATTGCGCAAACCGCGCTCACACGGGCGTTCAGCCTCGGCAACACGTTGGTCACCGCGAATCTGCAATATTCCGGCGTAATCTTCGCTACACTGATCAGCATGCTTGTCTGGGACGATTGGCCCGCGCTGGCTGGCTGGATCGGCATGCTGCTCATCGTGGCGAGTGGCATGACCGCGCTGCGCCGGCCTACGACCACCTCCTGA
- a CDS encoding aromatic ring-hydroxylating oxygenase subunit alpha yields MSNLSSALQLKPASSQLPVYTYFDEALLAREREVLFQHGPRYVGHELMIPEAGDYFALPAEQEGRMLVRNGAGEHGGIELLSNVCRHRQAVMLNGRGNARNIVCPLHRWTYDTKGELLGAPHFPEKPCLNLGKFPLQRWNGLLFEAEGRDVQVDLSRLGVKHHLDFSNFMFDHVEVHECNYNWKTFIEVYLEDYHVVPFHPGLGSFVSCEDLSWEFGDWYSVQTVGVHEGLGKPGSPIYRQWHDVLLRYREGVPPDFGAIWMVYYPHLMIEWYPHVLVVSWLIPRGPQKTTNIVEFYYPEEIALFEREFIEAERAAYMETAREDDEIAERMDAGRRALYERGVSEVGPYQSPMEDGMQHFHEFLRRQMGDF; encoded by the coding sequence ATGTCCAATCTAAGCAGCGCATTGCAACTGAAACCGGCCTCGAGCCAATTGCCGGTCTACACGTACTTCGACGAGGCCCTCCTGGCCCGCGAGCGTGAAGTCCTTTTCCAGCATGGTCCCCGCTACGTGGGCCATGAATTGATGATCCCGGAAGCCGGCGATTACTTCGCCCTCCCGGCCGAGCAGGAAGGCCGCATGCTGGTCCGCAACGGTGCGGGCGAGCACGGCGGCATCGAACTGCTCTCCAACGTCTGCCGCCATCGCCAGGCGGTCATGCTCAATGGCCGTGGCAACGCGCGCAACATCGTGTGCCCGCTTCACCGCTGGACTTACGACACGAAGGGCGAACTGCTCGGCGCGCCGCATTTCCCGGAAAAGCCCTGCCTGAACCTCGGCAAGTTCCCGCTGCAACGCTGGAACGGCTTGTTGTTCGAGGCAGAAGGCCGCGACGTGCAGGTCGATCTTTCGCGCCTCGGCGTGAAGCACCATCTCGACTTCTCGAACTTCATGTTCGATCACGTCGAAGTGCACGAATGTAACTACAACTGGAAGACGTTCATCGAGGTTTATCTCGAGGACTATCACGTCGTGCCGTTCCACCCCGGGCTGGGCAGCTTCGTCTCGTGCGAAGACCTGAGCTGGGAGTTCGGCGACTGGTACAGCGTGCAAACGGTTGGCGTGCATGAAGGTCTCGGCAAGCCGGGCAGCCCGATCTATCGCCAATGGCACGACGTGCTGCTGCGCTACCGCGAAGGTGTACCGCCGGACTTCGGCGCGATCTGGATGGTGTATTACCCCCATCTGATGATCGAGTGGTATCCGCACGTGCTGGTCGTGTCGTGGCTGATTCCGCGTGGCCCGCAGAAGACGACGAACATCGTCGAATTCTATTACCCCGAGGAAATCGCCCTCTTCGAGCGCGAATTCATCGAAGCGGAACGGGCGGCGTACATGGAAACCGCACGCGAGGACGACGAGATCGCCGAGCGCATGGATGCCGGACGCCGCGCGTTGTACGAACGCGGCGTATCTGAAGTCGGCCCGTACCAAAGTCCGATGGAAGACGGCATGCAGCACTTCCATGAGTTCCTGCGGCGCCAGATGGGTGATTTTTGA
- a CDS encoding exodeoxyribonuclease VII small subunit, with amino-acid sequence MAKTAKSQDVAPEVPQDLPETYEAALVELEQLVGRMEGGELGLEESLGAYRRGAALVKYCQGLLEKVEQQVKVLEGETLKPLDADRDE; translated from the coding sequence ATGGCCAAGACTGCAAAGTCGCAAGACGTGGCACCTGAGGTGCCGCAAGACCTGCCCGAAACCTATGAAGCCGCACTCGTCGAGCTCGAACAGCTCGTCGGCCGGATGGAAGGGGGCGAGCTGGGTCTGGAGGAATCGCTGGGGGCATACCGGCGTGGCGCGGCCTTGGTGAAATATTGCCAGGGTTTGCTCGAAAAGGTTGAGCAGCAGGTCAAGGTGCTCGAGGGCGAAACATTGAAGCCGCTCGACGCAGACCGCGACGAATAA
- a CDS encoding polyprenyl synthetase family protein — protein MKTMADQNIKAWMQAVQARVEQALDAALPKSADGGSARLNDAMRYAVLGGGKRVRPLLCFAAGEVTQASEAALDRAASAVEMIHAYSLVHDDLPCMDDDDLRRGKPTVHVQYDEATGLLAGDGLQTQAFALLGEATSDLSAAQSLALVRELAVASGALGMAGGQAIDLESVGIKLTQSQLENMHRLKTGALLRASLRMGAICGRALSDDESAALDAYAAAVGLAFQVVDDILDATADSATLGKTAGKDAANDKPTYVSLMGLDGARGYAEKLRADAHKASESLGNAERLRALADYVVDRIN, from the coding sequence ATGAAGACGATGGCGGATCAGAATATCAAGGCCTGGATGCAGGCTGTGCAGGCTCGTGTAGAACAGGCGCTCGACGCCGCGTTGCCCAAGTCCGCCGATGGCGGCTCGGCACGGCTGAACGACGCAATGCGTTACGCAGTACTCGGTGGCGGCAAGCGTGTGCGTCCGCTGCTTTGCTTTGCTGCCGGTGAAGTGACGCAGGCCAGCGAAGCGGCGCTCGACCGGGCGGCCAGCGCGGTGGAAATGATTCACGCTTACTCGCTCGTGCACGACGATCTGCCGTGCATGGACGACGACGATCTGCGTCGCGGCAAGCCGACGGTACACGTGCAATATGACGAAGCCACCGGCTTGCTGGCGGGCGACGGACTGCAAACGCAGGCGTTCGCGTTGCTCGGTGAAGCGACCTCGGACCTGAGCGCAGCACAATCGCTCGCGCTGGTGCGTGAACTGGCAGTCGCCTCGGGCGCGCTCGGCATGGCGGGTGGTCAAGCCATCGATCTGGAGAGCGTCGGCATCAAGCTCACCCAGTCGCAACTCGAAAACATGCATCGCCTGAAGACCGGCGCGTTGCTGCGAGCTTCGCTGCGTATGGGCGCGATCTGCGGCCGCGCACTGTCGGATGACGAAAGCGCGGCACTCGACGCTTATGCGGCGGCGGTCGGATTGGCATTCCAGGTGGTGGACGATATTCTCGACGCGACGGCCGATTCGGCCACGCTCGGCAAGACGGCTGGCAAGGATGCCGCCAACGACAAGCCGACTTACGTGTCGCTGATGGGGCTTGATGGGGCACGTGGCTACGCCGAGAAGTTGCGCGCCGATGCCCACAAAGCCAGTGAATCGCTGGGTAACGCCGAGCGTCTTCGCGCGCTGGCCGATTACGTGGTCGATCGTATCAACTGA
- the dxs gene encoding 1-deoxy-D-xylulose-5-phosphate synthase, translating into MYELLNTIDDPAALRRLERRQLAPLAEELRAFVLESVSRTGGHLSSNLGTVELTIALHYVFNTPEDRIVWDVGHQSYPHKILTGRRGDMGTLRQLGGISGFPKRDESPYDTFGTAHSSTSISAALGMALGARTKGEHRFGIAVIGDGAMTAGMAFEAMNNAGVHEDVPLLVILNDNDMSISPPVGALNRYLARLMSGRFYAAAKKGVEKVLSVAPPVLELARKFEEHAKGMVVPATMFEEFGFNYIGPIDGHDLDSLIPTLENIKNLKGPQFLHVVTRKGYGYKLAEADPVLYHGPGKFNPAEGIKPSTSSKKTYTQVFGDWLCDMAAADKRVVGITPAMREGSGMVEFEKRFPERYYDVGIAEQHAVTFAGGMATEGLKPVVAIYSTFLQRGYDQLIHDVALQNLPVVFALDRSGLVGADGATHAGAYDIAFMRCIPNMVVMAPSDENECRQMLYTGVQIDGPSAVRYPRGAGTGAAIEQTMTALPIGKGVVRREGQAEAGRRVAILAFGSMVAPALKAAEQLDATVADMRFVKPIDDELIARLAQTHDYLVTVEEGSIMGGAGSAVAESLLTGGVTRPVLQLGLPDRFIDHGDPALLLASVGLDAAGIAKSINERFDLTSQDATEGSKTSKASDEVTTKLVA; encoded by the coding sequence ATGTACGAACTGCTAAATACCATCGATGACCCGGCCGCATTGCGGCGTCTGGAGCGTCGCCAACTGGCACCGTTGGCCGAAGAGCTGCGCGCTTTCGTGCTCGAGAGTGTGTCGCGCACGGGCGGGCACCTGTCGTCCAATCTCGGCACGGTCGAGTTGACGATTGCGTTGCACTACGTGTTCAACACGCCGGAAGATCGCATCGTCTGGGACGTGGGCCATCAGAGCTACCCGCACAAGATCCTGACCGGTCGACGCGGGGATATGGGCACGCTGCGCCAGTTGGGCGGCATCTCCGGCTTCCCGAAGCGTGACGAATCGCCTTACGACACGTTCGGCACGGCGCACTCCAGCACGTCGATCTCGGCCGCACTCGGTATGGCGCTCGGCGCACGTACCAAGGGCGAGCACCGTTTCGGCATCGCCGTGATCGGTGATGGCGCGATGACTGCCGGCATGGCGTTCGAAGCGATGAACAACGCGGGTGTGCACGAAGACGTGCCGCTGCTGGTCATCCTGAACGACAACGACATGTCGATTTCCCCGCCGGTCGGCGCGCTCAACCGCTACCTCGCCCGCCTCATGTCGGGTCGTTTTTATGCGGCTGCGAAGAAGGGCGTGGAGAAGGTGCTGAGCGTGGCGCCGCCGGTGTTGGAGTTGGCCCGCAAGTTCGAAGAGCATGCCAAGGGCATGGTCGTGCCGGCCACGATGTTCGAAGAGTTCGGCTTCAATTACATCGGCCCGATCGATGGTCACGACCTCGATTCGCTGATCCCGACGCTCGAAAACATCAAGAATCTGAAGGGGCCGCAGTTCCTGCACGTGGTGACGCGCAAGGGCTATGGCTACAAGCTGGCGGAAGCCGATCCGGTGCTGTATCACGGCCCGGGCAAGTTCAATCCGGCCGAGGGCATCAAGCCGAGCACGAGCAGCAAGAAGACGTACACGCAAGTGTTCGGCGACTGGCTGTGCGACATGGCTGCCGCAGACAAGCGCGTCGTCGGTATCACGCCGGCCATGCGTGAAGGCTCGGGCATGGTCGAGTTCGAAAAACGCTTCCCGGAGCGTTACTACGACGTCGGTATCGCCGAGCAGCACGCGGTGACGTTCGCGGGCGGCATGGCGACCGAAGGCCTCAAGCCGGTGGTCGCGATCTACTCGACGTTCCTGCAACGTGGCTACGATCAACTGATTCACGACGTCGCGCTGCAAAACCTGCCGGTGGTGTTCGCGCTGGACCGCTCTGGTCTGGTGGGTGCTGACGGTGCGACGCATGCAGGCGCGTACGACATCGCCTTCATGCGTTGTATTCCGAACATGGTGGTGATGGCGCCGTCGGATGAAAACGAGTGCCGCCAGATGCTGTACACGGGTGTGCAAATCGATGGTCCGTCGGCAGTGCGCTATCCGCGTGGTGCAGGCACGGGCGCCGCGATCGAGCAGACGATGACGGCCCTGCCGATCGGTAAGGGCGTGGTGCGTCGTGAGGGGCAGGCCGAAGCGGGTCGCCGTGTCGCGATTCTCGCGTTCGGCAGCATGGTCGCACCGGCATTGAAGGCGGCAGAACAACTGGACGCGACGGTGGCCGACATGCGCTTCGTCAAGCCGATCGACGACGAGTTGATCGCACGTCTGGCGCAAACGCACGACTATCTCGTGACGGTGGAAGAGGGCAGCATCATGGGCGGCGCAGGCTCGGCCGTCGCGGAATCCCTGCTCACCGGTGGGGTTACTCGCCCCGTACTACAATTGGGCCTGCCCGATCGCTTCATCGATCATGGCGACCCCGCGCTGCTGCTGGCTTCGGTTGGCCTCGACGCTGCGGGTATCGCGAAGTCGATCAACGAGCGATTCGATCTCACGTCGCAAGACGCGACCGAGGGATCGAAGACATCGAAGGCATCGGACGAGGTGACGACAAAGCTCGTCGCCTGA
- the folE2 gene encoding GTP cyclohydrolase FolE2, with protein sequence MNQMNPAFVMPDVQSSVDTRQIPIQRVGVRGVRHPLSVRLAGGDVQASVGLFNLDVHLPADQKGTHMSRFVALLEENRAPLDLAAFRAMLDSMLVKLEAEAGRIEVTFPYFINKTAPVSGVQSLMDYEVTLTGDVRNGVSRIWLKVLVPVTSLCPCSKKISQYGAHNQRSHITIDAELSGDIAVEDLVRMAEEEASCELWGLLKRPDEKFVTERAYENPKFVEDLVRDVATRLNNEPRVVAYVLQAENFESIHNHSAYAVIERDKRVTA encoded by the coding sequence ATGAACCAGATGAACCCCGCTTTCGTAATGCCGGACGTGCAGAGCAGCGTCGATACCCGGCAGATCCCGATTCAGCGCGTCGGTGTGCGCGGTGTGCGTCACCCGCTGTCGGTGCGTCTGGCCGGCGGTGACGTGCAGGCGAGCGTCGGCCTGTTCAATCTCGATGTGCATCTGCCCGCCGATCAGAAGGGCACGCACATGTCGCGTTTTGTCGCGCTGCTCGAAGAAAATCGCGCGCCGCTCGATCTGGCGGCATTTCGCGCGATGCTCGACAGCATGCTCGTCAAACTGGAAGCCGAAGCCGGTCGCATCGAAGTGACGTTCCCGTATTTCATCAACAAGACGGCGCCGGTGTCCGGCGTGCAGAGTCTGATGGACTACGAGGTGACGCTCACGGGTGACGTGCGCAACGGCGTGTCGCGCATCTGGCTCAAGGTGCTGGTGCCGGTGACGAGCCTGTGCCCGTGCTCGAAGAAGATTTCGCAATACGGCGCGCACAACCAGCGTTCGCACATCACGATCGATGCCGAACTTTCCGGTGACATCGCCGTGGAAGATCTGGTGCGCATGGCCGAAGAAGAAGCCTCCTGCGAACTGTGGGGGCTGCTCAAGCGTCCGGACGAGAAGTTCGTGACCGAGCGTGCTTACGAAAATCCGAAGTTCGTGGAAGATCTCGTGCGTGACGTGGCGACGCGTCTGAACAACGAGCCGCGCGTCGTGGCGTATGTACTTCAGGCAGAGAACTTCGAGTCGATCCACAATCACAGCGCCTATGCCGTGATCGAGCGCGATAAGCGCGTGACGGCATAA
- the tsaD gene encoding tRNA (adenosine(37)-N6)-threonylcarbamoyltransferase complex transferase subunit TsaD yields the protein MLVLGIESSCDETGLALYDTEAGLLSHALHSQIAMHREYGGVVPELASRDHIRRALPLAEEVLAQAGKPLSAVDAIAYTQGPGLAGALLVGASVANALAFALDRPVVGVHHLEGHLLSPLLAPDAPGFPFVALLVSGGHTQLMEVRAFGQYAMLGETLDDAAGEAFDKTAKLLGLGYPGGPAVSRLAEFGTPGRFDLPRPMKHSGNLDFSFSGLKTAVLTQVRKLDGNVCEQEKSDLARGFVDAIVDVLVAKSMAALKQTGMKTLVVAGGVGANKQLREGLNEAAKRRGYRVHYPDLAFCTDNGAMIAFAGAMRLKHWPDEADSEYAYTVRPRWDLADIVRTA from the coding sequence ATGCTGGTTCTAGGCATTGAAAGCTCCTGCGACGAAACCGGACTCGCCCTTTACGACACCGAGGCCGGTCTGTTGTCGCACGCCCTGCATTCGCAGATCGCCATGCATCGCGAATACGGCGGCGTCGTGCCCGAACTGGCGTCGCGTGACCATATCCGTCGCGCGCTGCCACTGGCCGAAGAGGTGCTCGCCCAAGCCGGCAAGCCGCTTAGCGCCGTCGATGCCATCGCCTACACCCAAGGCCCCGGCTTGGCGGGTGCACTGCTGGTCGGCGCGAGCGTGGCAAATGCGCTGGCGTTTGCGCTCGATCGGCCGGTCGTTGGCGTCCACCATCTGGAAGGCCACCTGCTTTCGCCGTTGCTGGCTCCAGACGCGCCCGGCTTCCCGTTCGTCGCGTTGCTCGTCTCGGGCGGTCACACGCAATTGATGGAAGTGCGCGCGTTTGGGCAGTACGCCATGCTCGGCGAAACGCTTGACGACGCCGCCGGCGAAGCCTTCGACAAGACGGCCAAACTGCTCGGCCTCGGCTATCCGGGCGGCCCCGCCGTTTCGCGGCTGGCCGAATTCGGCACCCCCGGGCGTTTTGACCTGCCCCGCCCGATGAAACACTCGGGCAATCTCGACTTCAGCTTCAGCGGCCTGAAAACCGCGGTACTCACCCAAGTGCGCAAACTTGACGGCAACGTCTGCGAGCAAGAGAAGTCGGACCTCGCGCGCGGTTTCGTCGATGCCATTGTGGATGTGCTGGTCGCCAAGTCGATGGCAGCACTCAAGCAGACCGGCATGAAAACACTGGTGGTCGCCGGTGGTGTCGGTGCGAACAAGCAGTTGCGCGAGGGACTGAACGAAGCCGCCAAGCGACGCGGTTATCGCGTGCACTACCCCGATCTGGCGTTTTGCACCGATAACGGCGCGATGATCGCGTTTGCCGGGGCGATGCGCCTCAAGCACTGGCCGGACGAAGCCGACAGCGAATACGCTTACACCGTGCGCCCGCGCTGGGATCTGGCCGATATCGTGCGCACCGCCTGA